One genomic window of Salvia miltiorrhiza cultivar Shanhuang (shh) chromosome 4, IMPLAD_Smil_shh, whole genome shotgun sequence includes the following:
- the LOC131023483 gene encoding uncharacterized protein LOC131023483, translating to MGRRKDLTSEERQAMAFFLLQNSTDGKLHHGTITAAMAKWGCCRSSVSRLWQAAKKEQAQELHKRGTIRRLATGINCSKSTVGRWISKGLIRAHSSAIRPDLTAPNKLLRLRFSLEQIEYDRICNVLKFKNMHNVVHIDEKLFYITKANHKFYLTPEETDPHRTCKSKKFIKKVMFSCAVGRPLFNEDGSVLFDGKIGIFPFTEMVPAKRTSKNRLAGTMEEKQIQSITKEVMKACYISKLIPAIWDKWPQFASKTIYIQQDNARPHIKDNDPDWRAAATANRFDIKIIHQPPNSPDTNINDLGWFRAIQSLQVQSVATTEHELVQAVEKSFEELSPHTLNAVFLSLQGCLIEIMKVRGQGALPMSLEVPKELVEECIGYLIEKGVVEGIDQLNEQLGLHDDAYGAMETTFNQLSMIETAST from the exons atggGTAGAAGGAAGGATTTAACAAGTGAGGAAAGGCAAGCCATGgccttctttcttcttcaaaattcaACAGATGGGAAGCTCCACCATGGGACTATCACTGCTGCCATGGCGAAATGGGGGTGTTGTCGGAGCTCCGTCTCGCGTTTATGGCAGGCTGCAAAAAAGGAGCAAGCACAAG AGTTGCATAAAAGGGGAACCATTCGAAGACTAGCAACAGGTATTAATTGCTCGAAGAGTACAGTGGGCAGATGGATCTCAAAGGGGCTGATCAGAGCTCATTCAAGTGCTATCCGACCCGATTTGACGGCTCCCAACAAGTTATTGAGGCTACGGTTCTCTCTTGAACAGATTGAATATGATAGGATATGCAATGTCCTAAAGTTCAAGAATATGCACAATGTAGTGCACATTGATGAGAAGTTGTTCTACATCACCAAAGCAAACCACAAATTTTACTTAACTCCAGAGGAAACTGATCCACATCGCACTTGCAAGAGTAAGAAGTTTATCAAAAAAGTTATGTTTAGTTGTGCAGTGGGCAGACCTCTATTTAATGAAGATGGGAGTGTGTTATTCGATGGCAAGATAGGGATTTTTCCTTTCACAGAGATGGTACCAGCCAAGAGAACAAGCAAGAACAGGCTGGCTGGAACAATGGAGGAGAAGCAAATCCAATCCATCACCAAAGAAGTGATGAAGGCCTGCTATATCTCCAAG TTAATTCCTGCAATTTGGGACAAATGGCCTCAATTTGCAagcaaaactatatatatacaacaaGATAATGCAAGGCCACATATTAAGGACAATGATCCAGATTGGAGAGCTGCTGCAACAGCCAATAGATTTGATATCAAGATTATACATCAACCTCCAAATAGCCCAGACACCAACATCAATGACTTGGGTTGGTTTAGGGCCATTCAGAGCTTGCAAGTACAATCAGTGGCCACAACTGAGCATGAGCTAGTACAAGCAGTTGAAAAATCATTCGAGGAGCTAAGTCCTCATACTTTAAATGCAGTTTTCTTGAGCCTACAAGGATGTCTAATTGAAATCATGAAAGTAAGAGG GCAAGGTGCACTTCCAATGTCATTAGAGGTGCCAAAAGAACTTGTGGAAGAGTGCATTGGATATTTGATTGAAAAAGGAGTTGTTGAAGGCATAGACCAACTGAATGAGCAATTGGGATTACATGATGATGCATATGGGGCAATGGAGACAACCTTCAATCAATTGAGCATGATTGAGACTGCCTCCACTTAG